A genomic region of Methanobacterium sp. SMA-27 contains the following coding sequences:
- a CDS encoding O-acetylhomoserine aminocarboxypropyltransferase/cysteine synthase family protein, which yields MTEEKKESVLGNIKSKLNSDKNKSEEWHGPGLSTIGLHVGQEEPDSATGSRAVPIYLTSSYVFKDTEHAANLFGLKEFGNIYTRIMNPTTDIFEKRVAAVEGGTSALAVSSGMSAIFLAILNVTELGDNIVSGDNLYGGTYELFNYSLPRLGRTVKFVDSETPEDFKAAIDEKTKALYVESLGNPKLDVPDFEVLAEIAHDAGIPLIVDNTSTVGLVRPIEHGADISVLSATKYIGGHGTSIGGVIVDSGNFNWGNGKFPEFTEPDPSYHGLKYWETFGDFPEAGNIAFTIRARVVLLRDLGPALSPFNAFQFLQGLETLEIRVYRHAENALKVAKYLKNHPKVSWVNYPGLEDDPKHEIASKYLKGGYGGLIGFGIKGGLEAGQKFIESVKLFSHLANIGDSKSLVIHPSSTTHQQLTREEQETTGVTEDFVRLSIGIEDVEDIIADIEQALANI from the coding sequence ATGACAGAAGAAAAAAAAGAATCAGTATTGGGAAATATTAAATCTAAATTAAACAGTGATAAAAACAAATCAGAAGAATGGCATGGTCCTGGATTAAGTACCATAGGTCTGCATGTTGGACAGGAAGAACCAGATTCAGCAACAGGATCAAGAGCTGTACCTATATACTTAACATCATCCTATGTATTCAAAGACACAGAACATGCAGCAAATCTCTTTGGACTTAAAGAATTTGGAAACATTTACACAAGGATCATGAATCCTACCACAGATATCTTTGAAAAGAGGGTCGCAGCAGTTGAAGGTGGAACAAGTGCACTTGCAGTTTCATCAGGAATGAGTGCAATATTTCTGGCCATACTGAATGTAACAGAACTTGGAGATAATATAGTCTCAGGTGACAACCTTTATGGAGGAACATACGAACTATTCAACTACTCACTTCCACGTCTAGGAAGAACTGTAAAATTTGTTGATTCAGAAACACCAGAAGATTTCAAAGCTGCAATAGATGAAAAAACCAAAGCACTATATGTTGAATCACTCGGAAACCCAAAACTTGATGTACCGGACTTTGAAGTACTTGCTGAAATAGCACATGATGCAGGAATACCTTTAATTGTAGATAATACATCCACAGTAGGACTTGTAAGACCAATAGAACACGGAGCAGACATATCTGTATTATCTGCAACTAAATATATTGGTGGACATGGAACATCCATTGGTGGTGTCATAGTGGACTCTGGTAATTTCAACTGGGGCAATGGGAAATTCCCTGAATTCACAGAACCAGATCCAAGTTATCATGGACTCAAATACTGGGAAACATTCGGAGACTTCCCTGAAGCAGGTAACATCGCATTCACAATAAGAGCACGTGTAGTACTTTTAAGAGATCTAGGACCTGCCTTAAGCCCATTCAATGCATTCCAATTTCTACAAGGACTGGAAACACTTGAGATAAGAGTTTACAGACACGCTGAAAATGCACTTAAAGTTGCAAAGTACCTGAAAAATCATCCAAAAGTTTCATGGGTGAACTATCCGGGACTAGAAGACGATCCTAAACATGAAATTGCCAGTAAATACCTCAAAGGAGGCTATGGTGGATTAATAGGATTCGGTATTAAAGGAGGATTAGAAGCCGGACAGAAGTTCATTGAAAGTGTTAAACTATTCTCACACCTTGCAAACATTGGAGACTCAAAGAGCCTTGTTATACACCCATCAAGCACAACTCACCAGCAGTTAACCAGAGAAGAACAGGAAACAACAGGCGTTACAGAAGACTTTGTCAGACTTTCAATAGGAATTGAAGATGTGGAAGATATCATAGCAGATATTGAACAAGCACTTGCAAACATTTAA
- a CDS encoding pyridoxamine 5'-phosphate oxidase family protein produces the protein MTMTKEMVDAVEKDLVFLATSSKEGIPNVVPIGFARPIDDETILIADNYMNKTRKNLEENPNISLVTKDATKCPFQFKGKIEIFESGKYFDIVTEWGQNAMTKLTPKAAILMKVEEIYSIQPGPDAGKKIG, from the coding sequence ATGACTATGACTAAAGAAATGGTAGACGCTGTTGAAAAGGATCTAGTTTTTCTTGCAACTTCATCCAAGGAAGGAATTCCAAATGTTGTTCCAATAGGATTTGCAAGACCTATAGATGATGAAACTATTCTTATTGCAGATAACTACATGAATAAAACACGTAAAAATCTTGAAGAAAATCCAAATATTTCCCTAGTTACTAAAGATGCAACTAAATGTCCTTTCCAATTTAAAGGAAAAATAGAAATTTTTGAATCTGGAAAATATTTCGACATAGTGACAGAATGGGGCCAAAACGCCATGACTAAACTAACCCCAAAGGCTGCCATATTAATGAAAGTAGAAGAAATATATTCAATACAGCCAGGCCCTGATGCAGGTAAAAAGATAGGATAA